A window of the Egibacter rhizosphaerae genome harbors these coding sequences:
- a CDS encoding SRPBCC family protein — protein MTDDDAEVSRNVKVTREVAASVEVIFDLIADPSQQARWDGNDNLAEAPVGQRVRGAGDVFTMVLTRGSVRENHVVEFEEARRIAWLPADPGQRPAGHLWRWELEPTGGSTTKVTHTYDWSQLTDENRFARARSTTSEMLQASLDRLADLAETGTGSRT, from the coding sequence ATGACCGACGATGACGCCGAGGTCTCCCGCAACGTGAAGGTCACTCGTGAGGTGGCCGCCAGCGTGGAGGTGATCTTTGATCTCATCGCAGACCCGTCCCAGCAAGCGCGGTGGGATGGCAACGACAACCTGGCTGAGGCGCCCGTGGGGCAACGGGTCCGTGGCGCGGGGGACGTGTTCACCATGGTCCTTACGAGGGGCAGCGTCCGCGAGAACCACGTCGTGGAGTTCGAGGAGGCGCGGCGCATTGCCTGGCTGCCGGCCGATCCGGGTCAGCGACCGGCCGGTCACCTGTGGCGGTGGGAGCTTGAGCCGACGGGAGGGTCGACAACGAAGGTGACGCACACCTATGACTGGTCACAACTAACGGACGAGAATCGATTCGCCCGCGCTCGGTCCACAACGTCCGAGATGTTGCAGGCATCTCTCGACCGGCTTGCGGATCTGGCGGAAACAGGGACCGGGTCCCGCACGTGA
- a CDS encoding FtsX-like permease family protein — MSTAASGLAGRWARWRVALRLAARDARRHRGRTGLVVTLIAIPVALLAGGATLWATQDVSPAEETVQQFGAADFEVRARDGDVDLDWVPGELPDGAQATPLNRGELLLAGELGPVGAESIGVDLTASVHEGRLDLVAGSAPEGEEEVALTPALADDLDVDLGDVIADPDGDPVGEVVGLAEWPSALPRRTVFAAPDALPGATRQAGWVVTAGEAEHEAVATALAPTPGDEAPRGDQPGADAPEAGEEGTTDGGEAWRVTARADVVPVTGGGGLEAAFAVVAALALAEAALVAAAAFAVGVRRQLRDLGLLAAVGGRPGDLRRVMVAGGVVAGSVGAVLGAAGGIAAVALLEPWLESWLGQRLPGGLTVPVGLVALAVVGGLGAALAAAAAPARTAARLTATESLAGRLPPGAPPRRAATVGVALAALGVLLAGGAAWLARPAAGTLDQDPALVAIAVGAMLVVLGVPLASPAIAGALGRLAGRLPTLPRLALRDLARHRARTGAALAAVTAALALPVAIGTILVSEEPPRPSLAEEHVLLRPPLDGDGGVPAAAVDAAAESLEVESAASLAAVRDPDTGQPAMASFEGGGFSGRLAMAALDEPEEVAAVLGPDEAADDDALASAEDALAAGKIVLLGDDNGPRGRTVEIVVPLDPNAHADDQPGEDEGEPSFAVVAELPAVSVPGGDWPSLRANALITATAEAHDLAVDKAASTLIAAAEPPAAADRDAIRGHVATATEQVQVNPEGRLADSAMLRFGDTPTDPGRIVTRVVLVLAALVAGAVVAIATALAAAEGRGERATLAAVGASPRARRRLLAAQALSLALVAGALAIPVGLVPGSAAALGLIGRPPAPPWETLAVALIGLPLAAWAITRSIARERHLALRRPA; from the coding sequence ATGAGCACAGCCGCGTCTGGCCTGGCTGGCAGGTGGGCGCGGTGGCGCGTGGCGCTGCGCCTTGCCGCGCGCGACGCCCGACGTCATCGGGGCCGCACGGGACTCGTCGTCACGCTGATCGCCATCCCCGTGGCGCTGTTGGCGGGCGGGGCGACGCTGTGGGCCACCCAGGACGTGTCCCCGGCCGAGGAAACCGTGCAGCAGTTCGGCGCCGCCGACTTCGAGGTGCGCGCCCGCGACGGCGACGTCGACCTGGACTGGGTGCCAGGCGAGCTGCCCGACGGCGCGCAGGCGACACCGCTGAACCGTGGCGAGCTGCTGCTGGCCGGCGAGCTCGGGCCGGTGGGAGCCGAGTCGATCGGCGTCGACCTCACCGCCTCGGTGCACGAGGGCCGACTCGACCTCGTGGCGGGATCGGCGCCGGAGGGCGAGGAAGAGGTCGCGCTCACCCCTGCGCTCGCCGACGACCTCGACGTCGACCTTGGCGACGTGATCGCCGACCCTGACGGGGACCCCGTCGGCGAGGTCGTAGGACTGGCCGAGTGGCCCTCGGCACTGCCGCGGCGTACCGTGTTCGCCGCGCCTGACGCGCTGCCCGGTGCCACCCGGCAGGCTGGGTGGGTGGTCACCGCGGGCGAGGCCGAGCACGAGGCCGTCGCGACGGCGCTGGCTCCCACCCCTGGCGACGAAGCGCCCCGAGGCGACCAGCCCGGGGCTGACGCCCCCGAGGCTGGGGAGGAGGGCACTACCGACGGCGGGGAGGCCTGGCGCGTCACCGCGCGCGCGGACGTCGTGCCGGTGACCGGTGGGGGCGGGTTGGAGGCGGCGTTCGCGGTCGTGGCTGCCCTGGCGCTTGCCGAAGCCGCGCTGGTGGCCGCCGCCGCGTTCGCGGTCGGGGTCCGCCGCCAGCTGCGCGACCTCGGGCTGCTCGCTGCCGTCGGCGGCCGACCCGGCGACCTGCGGCGGGTGATGGTGGCCGGCGGGGTGGTCGCCGGCTCGGTGGGCGCGGTGCTCGGCGCTGCCGGCGGTATCGCGGCGGTGGCGCTGCTCGAGCCGTGGCTGGAGAGCTGGCTCGGCCAGCGCCTGCCCGGCGGGCTGACCGTGCCGGTCGGGCTCGTCGCGCTCGCCGTTGTTGGCGGGCTGGGCGCCGCCCTCGCCGCGGCAGCAGCGCCGGCGCGCACCGCCGCTCGACTCACCGCCACCGAGTCGCTGGCGGGGCGCCTGCCACCGGGCGCCCCACCGCGGCGCGCGGCCACGGTCGGCGTCGCCCTGGCTGCCCTCGGCGTGCTGCTGGCCGGCGGCGCCGCATGGCTGGCCCGACCCGCCGCCGGCACGCTCGACCAGGATCCCGCGCTGGTGGCGATCGCCGTCGGGGCGATGCTGGTCGTGCTCGGCGTCCCGCTGGCCAGCCCCGCCATCGCCGGCGCCCTGGGCCGGCTGGCGGGGCGGCTGCCGACGCTGCCGCGCCTGGCTCTGCGCGACCTGGCCCGCCACCGCGCCCGCACCGGCGCGGCGCTGGCCGCGGTGACCGCCGCGCTCGCGCTGCCCGTGGCGATCGGCACGATCCTCGTCTCCGAGGAGCCGCCCCGCCCATCGCTGGCCGAGGAGCATGTCCTACTTCGCCCGCCGCTCGACGGCGACGGTGGCGTACCAGCAGCAGCGGTCGATGCGGCCGCCGAGTCCCTCGAGGTCGAATCGGCCGCATCGTTGGCCGCGGTGCGCGACCCCGATACCGGCCAGCCCGCCATGGCCAGCTTTGAGGGCGGCGGCTTCTCGGGCCGGCTCGCGATGGCCGCCCTCGACGAGCCCGAGGAGGTCGCGGCCGTCCTCGGTCCCGACGAGGCCGCCGACGATGACGCCCTCGCCTCCGCGGAGGACGCACTCGCTGCCGGCAAGATCGTGCTGCTCGGCGACGACAACGGGCCACGCGGCCGCACCGTCGAGATCGTCGTGCCCCTCGACCCGAACGCTCATGCTGACGATCAGCCAGGCGAGGATGAGGGGGAGCCCTCATTCGCAGTGGTGGCCGAGCTCCCGGCCGTCTCGGTGCCGGGCGGGGACTGGCCAAGCCTGCGAGCGAACGCGCTGATCACCGCCACCGCCGAAGCGCACGACTTGGCTGTCGACAAGGCTGCTTCGACGCTGATCGCCGCCGCTGAGCCGCCGGCCGCCGCCGACCGCGACGCGATCCGCGGTCACGTCGCCACCGCCACCGAGCAAGTGCAGGTCAACCCCGAGGGGCGGCTGGCCGATTCAGCCATGCTCCGGTTCGGCGACACGCCCACCGATCCGGGACGCATCGTGACCCGCGTCGTCCTGGTGCTGGCCGCGCTCGTGGCCGGCGCGGTCGTGGCGATCGCCACCGCCTTGGCAGCTGCCGAGGGTCGCGGCGAGCGCGCCACCCTCGCCGCCGTCGGCGCCAGCCCCCGCGCCCGCCGCCGGCTCCTCGCCGCCCAAGCGCTCTCGCTCGCCCTTGTGGCTGGGGCGCTCGCCATACCGGTCGGGCTCGTGCCTGGCAGCGCCGCCGCGCTCGGCCTCATCGGCCGACCCCCCGCCCCACCATGGGAGACGCTCGCCGTCGCCCTCATCGGGCTGCCGCTGGCCGCCTGGGCGATCACCCGAAGCATCGCCCGCGAGCGCCACCTCGCACTCCGGCGACCGGCCTGA
- a CDS encoding PadR family transcriptional regulator: MAIRNALLALLAEGPKHGYQLKVEFEAATGDSWPLNIGQVYTTLQRCARDGLLEPAEASGSDARQRRYQLTDAGREVLDAWLAAPVDRDPPQRDELAVKLLVVLAASAADPAVVIQAQRTATLERLQRLNQLARGADPAGDLAWLLVVDHLIFQAEAEVRWLDLCEQRLARAGHEAVAAAARRAAAAGRAGGGGEDAEGAAADGSRDVQSEAGGSR; the protein is encoded by the coding sequence ATGGCGATCCGCAATGCACTGTTGGCTCTGCTGGCCGAGGGGCCCAAGCACGGCTATCAGTTGAAGGTCGAGTTCGAGGCGGCCACAGGGGACTCGTGGCCGTTGAACATCGGGCAGGTGTACACCACCCTGCAGCGATGTGCGCGCGACGGGCTCCTTGAGCCGGCTGAGGCGAGTGGTTCGGATGCGCGTCAGCGGCGGTATCAGCTCACCGACGCGGGCCGTGAGGTGCTCGATGCGTGGTTGGCGGCGCCGGTGGACCGGGATCCGCCGCAGCGCGACGAGCTGGCGGTGAAGCTGCTGGTGGTGCTGGCCGCGAGCGCTGCGGATCCGGCGGTGGTGATCCAGGCGCAGCGGACCGCGACGTTGGAGCGGCTGCAGCGGCTCAACCAGCTCGCGCGCGGCGCCGATCCTGCCGGGGATCTCGCGTGGCTGCTGGTGGTGGATCACCTCATCTTCCAAGCCGAGGCCGAGGTTCGGTGGCTCGATCTGTGCGAGCAGCGGCTGGCTCGGGCGGGGCATGAGGCCGTCGCGGCGGCCGCCCGGCGCGCGGCGGCTGCGGGGCGAGCAGGTGGCGGCGGCGAGGACGCCGAGGGCGCTGCCGCGGACGGTTCGCGCGATGTGCAGTCCGAGGCGGGGGGATCCCGATGA
- a CDS encoding RNA polymerase sigma factor has translation MDGAKIDLSDVFAAYQQDVYIYILRMVGDRHLAEDLTQETFVRAFRGALRFRGDAHVRTWLLTIARRVVASHLRKRRIAEPSDTEPGDVAAAASSDTPTRLAIEQALAALPSNHREVLVLCDVLDLPREEAATMLDTTPTTLKVKLHRARRAFKDHYPDD, from the coding sequence ATGGACGGCGCCAAGATCGACCTCAGCGATGTGTTCGCCGCGTATCAACAGGATGTGTACATCTACATCCTGCGGATGGTCGGCGACCGCCACCTCGCCGAGGACCTCACCCAGGAGACCTTCGTGCGCGCCTTCCGAGGCGCGTTGAGGTTCCGGGGCGACGCGCACGTGCGCACGTGGCTGCTGACCATCGCTCGCCGGGTCGTGGCGTCGCACCTGCGCAAACGCCGAATCGCCGAACCCTCGGACACCGAACCCGGGGACGTGGCTGCCGCTGCCAGCAGCGACACGCCCACGCGGCTCGCGATCGAGCAAGCCTTGGCCGCACTGCCCAGCAACCACCGCGAGGTGTTGGTGCTTTGCGACGTGCTCGACCTTCCCCGAGAAGAAGCAGCGACGATGCTCGACACGACCCCGACAACGCTGAAGGTGAAGCTGCACCGGGCACGCCGCGCCTTCAAGGACCACTACCCCGATGACTGA
- a CDS encoding sigma-70 family RNA polymerase sigma factor — protein MDGVVRELGEAARCVGAMDEGAMFCDRIRPRLVGSLSLHVGDSGVAEELAQETLVRVWSRWSHVRGLDAPEAWAHRVAANLANSWWRRWQAEQRARRRHGPAVQESEGGADPGDAMAVRAAVADLPRRQREALVLRYYVGCSVDETAQVMGRAPGTVKALCHQAITRLRAAGIREEAAREPSREVADDR, from the coding sequence TTGGACGGCGTCGTGCGTGAACTGGGTGAGGCTGCACGATGCGTGGGAGCGATGGACGAGGGGGCGATGTTCTGTGACCGGATCCGGCCCCGGCTGGTGGGCTCGCTGAGCTTGCATGTCGGCGATTCGGGGGTGGCCGAGGAGCTGGCGCAGGAGACGCTGGTCCGAGTGTGGTCACGCTGGTCGCACGTGCGCGGGCTGGATGCCCCGGAGGCGTGGGCCCACCGCGTGGCGGCCAACCTGGCGAACTCGTGGTGGCGGCGCTGGCAGGCGGAGCAACGCGCCAGGCGCCGCCACGGTCCTGCGGTGCAGGAGTCCGAGGGGGGCGCCGATCCCGGGGACGCGATGGCGGTGCGTGCCGCGGTGGCGGACCTGCCCCGCCGGCAGCGAGAGGCGCTGGTTCTGCGCTACTACGTTGGCTGCTCGGTCGACGAGACTGCGCAGGTGATGGGACGGGCGCCCGGCACGGTCAAGGCGCTGTGCCACCAGGCCATCACACGCCTTCGCGCAGCCGGCATTCGCGAGGAGGCCGCCCGGGAGCCGAGCCGGGAGGTTGCCGATGACAGATGA
- a CDS encoding type II toxin-antitoxin system Phd/YefM family antitoxin: MSEVGVAELRRELKRWIERVQAGEEVVITDRGRPVARLIRAGVPSMLERLTAEGHVSRPAQDRLSARELRRIEAQGGVSEYVTSEREARRA, translated from the coding sequence ATGTCCGAGGTTGGGGTTGCGGAGCTGCGCCGGGAGCTCAAACGCTGGATCGAACGGGTCCAGGCGGGTGAGGAAGTGGTCATCACCGATCGGGGCCGACCGGTGGCGCGTCTTATTCGGGCGGGGGTCCCGTCGATGCTGGAACGACTCACTGCTGAGGGACACGTAAGCCGTCCGGCACAGGATCGGCTCTCGGCCCGTGAGCTGCGACGCATCGAGGCACAGGGCGGAGTGTCGGAGTATGTCACGAGCGAGCGTGAGGCTCGCCGGGCGTGA
- a CDS encoding VanZ family protein, with translation MISLHFQAVPLALPGLLISAVIAAVASRWLARRLGTTRLPAALLIFGATGPLFVTLTPTSAALGPMGLTGGGRHCALGLGTLAPAHLELRDALNAAMFVPLGLAVGLLWRQRSRVRLLPAALLPAAAILAAQFLLMPWFGRTCQLADTITNTTGVVVGLAVAAMLRPLIRRPSAATEHSGHGTR, from the coding sequence GTGATAAGCCTGCACTTCCAAGCCGTCCCGCTGGCGTTGCCCGGCCTGCTGATCTCCGCGGTCATCGCCGCGGTCGCATCACGGTGGCTTGCCAGGCGACTGGGAACCACACGGCTGCCTGCGGCGCTGCTCATCTTCGGAGCGACCGGTCCGCTCTTCGTGACCTTGACGCCGACCTCGGCGGCACTCGGACCGATGGGGCTGACCGGAGGCGGCCGCCACTGCGCGTTGGGTCTCGGCACGCTCGCGCCGGCCCACCTCGAGCTTCGTGACGCCCTCAACGCGGCGATGTTCGTGCCCCTCGGCCTCGCCGTCGGGTTGCTGTGGCGCCAACGCAGCCGGGTACGGCTGCTGCCTGCCGCGCTGCTGCCGGCGGCGGCGATCTTGGCCGCCCAGTTCCTCCTCATGCCATGGTTCGGGCGAACCTGCCAACTCGCCGACACGATCACGAACACGACCGGGGTCGTTGTGGGCCTGGCAGTCGCAGCGATGCTGCGCCCGCTGATCCGCCGACCTTCGGCTGCAACCGAGCACTCGGGACACGGCACGCGTTGA
- a CDS encoding methyl-accepting chemotaxis protein has translation MAQERRAEESAQQAARVAQGAEAITHEVAQASEAVSTAATSAAELEASITEVAGNAERASEIATHGASRADDASGTVQRLTDASEEIREVADLIATIAEQTNLLALNATIEAARAGEAGKGFAVVAGEVKELAQQTASATERISAQVSNVREQAGATSSALDGIGEVVHEIAGLQQHVAAAVEEQSTASEDIVRRMRHASEAVTGIEGQVRALAPTAGTEDGRPEQARPSGDGRTAGSFDGVAPTTGTAEEARVALTRPR, from the coding sequence ATGGCCCAGGAGCGACGAGCGGAGGAGTCCGCGCAACAAGCCGCGCGGGTCGCCCAGGGCGCGGAGGCGATCACCCACGAGGTCGCTCAGGCCAGCGAGGCGGTCTCGACGGCGGCGACGAGCGCGGCGGAACTCGAGGCGAGCATCACCGAGGTGGCCGGCAACGCCGAACGCGCCTCCGAGATCGCGACGCACGGCGCCAGCCGCGCCGACGACGCGTCCGGGACGGTGCAACGGTTGACCGACGCGTCGGAGGAGATCCGCGAGGTCGCCGACCTGATCGCCACCATCGCCGAACAGACGAACCTGCTCGCGCTGAACGCCACCATCGAGGCGGCGAGGGCGGGCGAGGCCGGCAAGGGGTTCGCCGTCGTGGCCGGGGAGGTCAAGGAGCTCGCGCAGCAGACGGCCTCGGCCACCGAGCGCATCAGTGCTCAGGTGAGCAACGTCCGCGAGCAGGCAGGTGCGACGTCGTCAGCTCTCGACGGCATCGGGGAGGTCGTCCACGAGATCGCCGGGCTGCAACAGCACGTGGCCGCCGCCGTGGAGGAACAGTCGACCGCGAGCGAGGACATCGTTCGCCGGATGCGCCACGCCTCGGAGGCGGTCACCGGGATCGAGGGGCAGGTCCGCGCGCTCGCGCCCACCGCGGGGACCGAGGACGGGCGTCCCGAGCAGGCGCGACCCAGCGGGGACGGTCGAACCGCCGGGTCGTTCGACGGGGTGGCGCCGACAACCGGCACGGCTGAGGAGGCTCGGGTCGCCCTGACCCGTCCGCGGTGA
- a CDS encoding type II toxin-antitoxin system VapC family toxin has translation MIAYFDSSALVKLVIEEHGSDAAAALWDGADAVLSSRVAHAEVRAALAAAHRAARLTTEQNEGARRLWGQLWSALRLVEVSQGVGQRAGDIAEEHALSGFDAIHLASALLVDADGLIVATWDTRLATAAMAVGVPTLPDRS, from the coding sequence GTGATCGCGTACTTCGATTCCAGCGCGCTGGTCAAGTTGGTGATCGAGGAACACGGCAGCGACGCCGCCGCCGCGCTGTGGGATGGCGCTGATGCGGTGCTCTCGAGCCGGGTCGCGCACGCTGAGGTTCGGGCGGCCCTCGCTGCCGCGCATCGCGCAGCGCGGTTGACCACCGAGCAGAACGAGGGCGCCAGGCGTCTTTGGGGTCAGCTGTGGTCAGCATTGCGCCTCGTAGAAGTATCCCAAGGGGTGGGTCAGCGTGCGGGGGATATTGCCGAGGAGCACGCACTCAGCGGATTCGACGCGATCCATCTCGCCAGTGCCCTGCTCGTCGACGCCGACGGACTGATTGTCGCCACATGGGACACGCGCCTGGCGACTGCCGCCATGGCAGTGGGCGTTCCAACACTGCCTGACCGGTCTTGA
- a CDS encoding ABC transporter ATP-binding protein: MSGAMLELDAVRRVFGTGRGATTALDGVSLSVAAGELVAIMGPSGSGKSTLLTLAGGLDRPTSGGVRVGDADLATSDAEALARLRRRTVGYVFQDLNLLPTLTAVENVAVPLELDGASARAARREAHEALAAVGLAGLADRFPDALSGGEQQRTAIARACVGPRRLLLADEPTGALDSLAGEQVLAVLRERADAGLAVVLVTHEARYAAWADRVVFLRDGRAQDQAGPPAGPETLLADSDVTP, from the coding sequence ATGAGCGGGGCGATGCTGGAACTGGATGCGGTGCGCCGCGTCTTCGGCACCGGTCGCGGCGCGACGACGGCGCTGGATGGGGTGAGCTTGTCGGTCGCCGCGGGTGAGCTGGTGGCGATCATGGGGCCCAGCGGCTCGGGGAAGTCGACGCTGCTCACGCTCGCGGGCGGCCTCGACCGGCCCACCAGCGGCGGTGTGCGGGTCGGTGATGCGGATCTGGCGACGTCGGACGCGGAGGCGCTGGCCCGGTTGCGTCGCCGCACGGTCGGTTATGTCTTCCAGGACCTGAACCTGCTGCCGACGCTGACCGCTGTCGAGAACGTGGCCGTGCCGTTGGAGCTCGACGGTGCGAGTGCGCGGGCGGCGCGCCGGGAGGCCCACGAGGCGCTGGCTGCCGTGGGCCTGGCCGGGCTCGCTGACCGCTTCCCCGACGCGCTGTCCGGCGGGGAGCAGCAGCGCACCGCGATCGCCCGCGCGTGTGTGGGCCCGCGCCGGCTGCTGCTGGCCGACGAGCCGACCGGCGCGCTGGACTCGTTGGCTGGTGAGCAGGTGCTGGCGGTGCTGCGGGAGCGGGCTGATGCTGGCCTGGCGGTGGTGCTGGTCACCCACGAGGCGCGCTACGCCGCGTGGGCCGACCGCGTGGTGTTCCTGCGCGACGGCCGCGCCCAGGACCAGGCCGGGCCGCCGGCGGGCCCCGAGACCTTGCTCGCCGATTCGGATGTCACCCCATGA
- a CDS encoding FtsX-like permease family protein: MRGHSPLANAYAVTALNASENLGIRAMLIAGAGAVIGSLLGTFYGYVGSMTVLGELADGVRLAVPWLQLAALVAISLLAGVTASVLPGRRAARTSPVAALANE; this comes from the coding sequence ATGCGCGGCCACAGCCCCCTAGCCAACGCGTACGCAGTTACCGCTCTGAACGCCAGCGAGAACCTCGGTATCCGGGCGATGCTCATCGCCGGTGCGGGCGCCGTGATCGGGTCGCTGCTCGGCACGTTCTACGGCTACGTCGGTTCGATGACCGTGCTCGGCGAGCTGGCCGACGGTGTTCGACTGGCGGTGCCGTGGCTGCAGCTCGCGGCGTTGGTCGCCATCTCGTTGCTCGCCGGTGTCACCGCGTCGGTCCTGCCGGGTCGTCGCGCCGCGCGCACCTCACCGGTGGCCGCCTTGGCGAACGAGTGA